The DNA sequence taaatggaaagtgcacatatttttatgggacggagagagtattattaaGTACGATAGAATTCTCTAGTTTTAGTATGTCGGTTCTTGACCGACTTAGTTTGCCTATAAATTGACATTAGTAGTGTAGCTAAGTGTGCAAAAAAAGTGGAGTGTGCGTGAGTGTACAATAAAGTGTGCGTGGAGTGTGTGTGAGGTGTGTCCTCATGTTCTTGCGAGGTGTGTCCTCAAAATGTTGTAGTGTTGTGTTGGTGTTGTGTACACCATAGTGTCGTGTATTGGTGTTGCGTACACCGTTGTCGAGTATAGTAAAATTTCATTTGTGTGTGTTTCTATTGTCGATCCTGGAGTACCACTAGTGGTATCAAAGCCACGTCACGTAAAGCTGTGTTGGTGGTTGTTGTAGTTGTGGTCCTTTGTAGTGATCATACGCAGGTTGAGAGTATAATGTTACTTTGCCGGAATTAAAGCCGTTACTGTGCCGGAATTGACGGTTGAAGAACATCGATACAGATGGCAGAATTTTCTGGAGTTGCTGAAGCTTCGAGAAGCTAAATAGCAACAATTACGAAAATTAGAGTATTTGTATGCGATATTATCTCATAGGTCAAGACTTATGGAATATTGTTGGAGGTGATAACACCACACCACCAACTGACGATGTGAAGGCACGAAAAGAGTGGGAGATGAAATGCAGAAAGGCAATGTTCGTGCTGATGGCTGCAGTAGAAGATAATCCGATGCAATAGATCAGGTCGGCTAAGATGCCGAAGGAAGTGTGGGAGATTTTGAAGATCGCTTTCGCCAATAAGTATGAGGCAAAGCGGCAGCGCTTGGAGAATGAGCTATTCTCCATCTCGCAACGGGAGCTCACTATAAGTCATTACTTTTCTAAAGTTAAATCATTATGCGAAgagatttcaaaattagatCCGAATAACATGATTAATGAGACGAGAATGAGGAGGATTATCATCCACGGTCTAAGACCAGAGTCTTGTGACAGCTACTCGTGGTTGGGCTACACAGCCAACCCTGGACGAGTTAGAGAATATCTTGTCCAATGAAGAGACTTTGGATGATAAATTGTCCAAAGTAGATGTGAAGGATAATGAGGAAGAAGCTCTTTACACTGGCAACAGGGGCTGCGAAAACAGAAATGAGCACCGGCGCAGGAAGGTGACCGAGAATATTGGTGTAGAAGAGACGAAGATGATCGGGATCAATGGCATGAACGAGATGAAGACGATCGAGAGGAAAATCACTCTCAACTAGGGAGAGCAGAACGTAAAGATGGTCGGAGCAGCGAATCTCATCAACTAAGAAGATTTGAtggaaaatgttataattGTGGGAAGAAGGGCCACATGGCCAGGCACTATCGGTCAGAGAATAATCTAGTACAAAGTCATGCGGTGATAACTAGCAAAGCATTCTCCGATGCAGAAGAATGGGATATGGAAGCATTAGCTATTCTGAGTGAAAGAGAATTGGAGTGTAAGGCGTCAGTTATTATGAGTGGGATATCTCCATGTCAAGAGAAACATGGGGAGAAGCAAATGGAGGAAAAAACTGATGCTGCTAGAAACTAAAGAGGAGACAGACGAGCAAGACGTGGAGCTTCAAGAAGTGCAAGGAGAAAAAGAAGGCGAAGGAATAAGAATATCAGAGGTTGAATTGGATCAAGATCCCACAAAGCTGAGCCAACAAGAAAAGATTTTGGAGTCCGAAGAAGAGTTAGAGAAACCACTAGCTCGGAGATCAAGCAAAACACAGAAGCGAGATGTCAGGTACGCCCACAATAGCTAAAGAAGGAAGATTTCAAGGTATAGCCCCAAGTGAAAAATTGTGTCAAGATACATTTCCTAAAGAACTCAACATTTCGAAGTTCCACAAGTTACAAGAGCAACTAAACATACGGAGAAGAAAGTCGGTGTTGAGGgagagtattaaatatatttctgCACCGACGTGATATGATAATTCTACAGTAATCATGCGTCCTCTAGAGAATGTATTAGGAATAGATATTAGAGTAAATGTCAATTTTGGTTCTAAACATAgaccaaaatacgaatttggtctaaacattcacattttgaaaaacaggttcataacaaatgaaaatgtcgcCGAAATAGTCGTCAGAAAAATAACGGTAAACGTTAATTGCACAGTCGcatgaccgttagttttttaaCGGAACCATAAAAAAGTGACCACTTCAACaaggatttcatttgttatggatctgtttttcaaaaagcGAATGTTTTTGGaccatattcatattttagttatatgttTAGGACCTAAATTAACCTTTACTCTAGATATTATgcagtataatattattaagtAGATGATAGAATTCTCTTGTTTTATTACGTCGGTTGACCAACTTAGTTTGCCTATAAATTGACATTAGGAGTGTAGCTAATTAAGTGAGCACAAAAAGTGGAGTGTGCGTGAGTGTACAAGAAAGTGTGTGTGGAGTGTGTTGGAGGTGTGTCCTCCAAGAATGTATTTTGGGGTTGTCCTCAAAAGTGTTGTAGTGTTGTGTTGGACTGTTGGTGTTGTGTACACCATAGTTGATTTCATTCTCTTGGCAATGTCCCCTTAAGTGTGTTATGTCTCAAGGAAATAGACTTCACACGAGACATGTTAAAAAAGGACAGGGGTAATGGGCCAGTCAACTTGTCAGAATGAATGGACATATACTCTAAATTATTAAGCTAGCCAATCTCAACAGGAATAACACCTATTAAAATGAAGAATCATCAAAAGTGATCACTTATATAAAGCTTAATAGAAAAATAGTCAAATTTCTACTTACTGTGTAAACTGATTGTTGGTATCAAATTCAcaatgaattgaagaagtactagtccattaaattaaatgtagaTAAAACAAGGAAATTAATGATAATCAACAAAAGGACAAATTCATACCACTTAATGCATTGTTATCGAGGTATATACAACGGAGGGCTGTCATGTTCCCAATTTCTTTTGGAATCAATCCATTAAGTCCGGAGGATGCCATGCTTAATGATTGTAAACTATTAAGATGGCCAATCTCTTTGGGAATATTACctgtgaaaaaaatattaatatgttCGATGTATTAATATTAGCATACATGCCAGATGATGTAAAAtgataaaaggaaaaaatttaagagaGGTATAAATACCAGTTAAGTTATTATTGTAGAGGATCAGATATCGAATGGCTGTCAAATTCTGAAACTCTGGAGGTAATGATCCACTAAATTTGTTGGATTCCATCCACAAAGAATTCACCATGTGAAGTTGACTAATCTCTTTAGGAATATTACCTGTAAAAAATTTTTTGTTCTactcttaaataaaataattgttgtGCTTTTGGTCGACAAATAGCAACACACTATCTCCTAAAGTACGAATAAATACGTAGCACATAATTTATGAGTACACGTAcgtaatttggtcaaattctggtcGCTCTCCtatttgaaaatgatatataaaatcacaatattttatttgtctcAGTTCTCGTATCCGCACACAAAACAACGTCTTTGGTGATGTTCAAAGCggattatttgattaaaataataaaagaaaggaaaaaaataataattgtttcAATAAAAAGACGTCCGCCAAAATACCTTGTTTCGTATACAGATGGAACAATTCAGTAAAACTGAAACCTTATGACTTAATATTTCGTTTTAAAAAGTTGCGAGACTGTAATTAAGACAATTTGGTATAGATCCCAAAAAAAACATGAgataaacacaataaaatttaattaagcatAGAGAAAAGAAGGTATATACCAGTTAAACTATTGAACCCAAGGAATAAATGAGTGAGCAATGTCAAGTTCCCAATTTCTTTTGGCACCTCTCCAACCAAGCTGTTGTTGTACAAGGAAAGTACTTCAAGGCTTGAACATTGGCCCAAGCTCGATGGTATTTCTCCATACAACTTAGTGAAAGATATACGAAGCGATTGGAGGTTGTGAAGACTGTGCATGCACATGTCGTTTGGCAGCTTACTTGACAAAGGATTACctcttaaatttattaatcgTACGTATGAGATGTTGAAGATGGATGGAGGAATGGGACCATAGAAGAAGTTATCATTCATctctagagaaacaagagatgAAAGATTTCCAATTTCGGGTGGAATGGTGCCTACGAGTTGCatataagaaatattcaaCTTAGTGACACGGTTATTGAGTGAATCACAAGTAATTCCGATCCAGTTACAAACAGGTGTTTCGGTAGTCCAATTTTTTCTCAAGAAATTGAGAGGATCGGATGTgatatgagattttaggaCAAGAAGTGAAGAACGATCAGTATTGGTATTGGCAACAAAGGCTAAGCTGCAGTTCATTATACAATGAACTGCCAAAAGAGGAGCAATTAACAATATCTGGGAAAACATTCCAATATGACTTGATTTTCTGCATGGGCAAATAGGAAgtggaaattaatttaaatagcCTATTTTGAAGTATCAAACACGAAAAGGAGAAGGTTATACTCCAAAAAGAAGTCATCAAGAATCCTCTACAAAAACTGTTGCAATCTTTTATTGTTAGGAGAAGTATGtacaacatttcatttttcacgtGTCACGTCAACTTTTCAGGTCCAGCCACgaacatcaaaataatcaatCCACAAAGCATGGCATACCTCACGTCTGCCACCGCTCGGCTGATTCTTCAGGTGGCGAGGCAATGTTGCAATTCACATGAAGGCCCAGCTGCACGTCCGCATGCGTTGTCTGTACGTCCTGCACCCCACCTGCACCTCGGACCCTGGTGCGGCTTCAATGTGCACCCCTAATAATATAATGATTCATCATTCcatcattaaattttgttatacaTGCATGACATAACTCAATTTAGTTTATAtggtgaaaataaaatattttggaatttaattcattaattatggATCTTAGGAAAATTTTTGGTAATTACTTATTTTGTTATTGGGTATTAAAAAACGGTTAGACATACActtctactattttttaaaaaatttaattaactaatagAGATCATAATAGAATTATAATATGCATAATTTCTTTCTATTACTAAAGtaatttttccttaaataagttactaattaagaaaataatcatattgtaataatactaataatagtaATGTTATTGGCTACTAAAAAGTATACCACCTTTATGTAAAATATGTTAAACCTAGATTTTCCTAATCTTGAGGAGAAGTTTCCATGAGTCAAGTCCgcaaatgaaacgaaaattgGAGCATCGGATCCCTCTTTAATGACTAATGTGGCATTTATTTAATCTAATGGTTTTGCACCATCATTAAACATATTCCTTTTTAATGACTAAGCGACATTCATGGTCTTTTTAAAATCGTATTTGAGTATTGACGTAGAATATTGACATCTTTATTAAACTTTCTtcctatatattaattttcatttgtaaCTTTTTGTTTCCAAAGTAAAGAACTTTGTCGCAACATTCAACGTTTTTTTGTAACAATAACCTTTTGGAAATTGATTTGAGATATTTAGCAAGGAAAATTGCTATCATTGGTTGAAAATATGTTgcaaatataagaaaataacgGACTGAGTTTTGGGGCTCCGATAAACATAGTTTTTGCACTCTTTCCATGATGTCTTTATGTTATTTCTTCGAAGAAGCCCGTGTGTTGAAATATGTTGCATTGCAATTTCGagacttttttttgttaaagtTGATATTTGGTTGTGCCTTCTAGAAAGTGTACAATATATTGGGGTCAAATTTTGAGTTGACGGATTGAGAGTATTGAAAAGGAGTTTGATATGAagataaaggaaaaaattcaaattataggTAATCACAAACATATACTATAAAACCAAATAAACACAGGAGTTGTTTACCCAATACATTATGTATCTATGTTTGAAGGTGAAACTAAGCCAAAGATTTCACCATATATTGGCGAAATGCAAGTTACAGTAGTATGAGAACAACTCTAATATATACACGATATGAAGAGTTATAATCCTAATAAGATTGCAATACATGATGATTACTATATATGATATACTCTTCACATGAATGTGCATTGTTTAATATAATAGGCATAGTAAATTTCAGCACATGTGATTACTATATATGATATACTCTTCACATGAATGTGCAttgtttaatataataatggaAAGGTTGTTTCGTGGACCAGTATGTTATCAACTGCAAAAGTGAATTCAGTACATGGTGGATGAATGTGGAGTTGGTATTCATTGACATTTAAAGCCTATAGATTGGGAAAATTCCATATATATTAGCCTTTGAAGCTGTCACCTACTACCCCACGAGATTATTGGTACAACAGAGAGACTAGTGGGGGAAGGATTAATTCGGCCATTTAATATCTCTTTTTTGTGGGCATAATTGATTAAATCCGATGTGCTGTTTTAACTAGAGTATTGGGCCTAagtttaattcatttatataatGGATTGagcaatataaaataaaagcattatttttttcagtgTTGGgctgaaattaataattttggatCCACAATGACTCTTGATTGGGTTAAGTGCAATGTATTTTGAAACATTCAGCATACATTtgggaaattaaaaatgacCAAATACCACTAGTAATATttgtcttttcttttaatttctcttatagatattaggtttttttttcaatctattttagtttttaggtATTAAGtaatttgtagtattttttatgcattctatttttaatggCCTGGTATGAAAGTgtgaatttcttttttagatattttagatatttggtagtttgcattttatttttttattttagttatattattaatgaatcttatttttatcttgGTTATAACTTATTAATTTGGTATgtatgaattttgaaaattaatctGTCGCTGTGTTTTCTATTTCTAGATATTGAAgagtttccattttttattgttttattttgtggttatactttttttttatgtaatgtgAGTTGTTGGTTTAATTGTGCTataaataagtgttatttttatgtattttattgtgtacttttaaaattgaacATTGTTTTAAGATGTACTActacttactatttttattattttatttctcaagtgttaggtactccctccgttccagagaagatgtcacacttaGGAAATGATacaggattttaggagatgttattttgtgtgttaagtggtgagagaaaatataattttatgattgatGTGAGAAAGAactttttctgaaaaaaaggaaatatgacattttttgtggacaaactaaaaaagaaagtgtgacctcttttgtgggacggagggagtactaatttatcGTAAAATTTTTACCCCAGTCCATAATTTCTAGATAAGCTCATAAACCACTGTTTAAAAGTATTTAAATCCCTTATTGAACCACACTTAACTATCAATCCCAAAAAAGCGACCCCCGTTTCTCCGTCTCATGGCCTCCGCCGCGATTGCGCAAATTAATTCAATCCGCGGAGAAATCGAAGAGGATGTTGAGGCGGAAGAAGCAGCCATTGCCGGCGATTCCATATTCACATTACCTCTCGTAATTTCCCCATCATCAAAATCAAGGCATTCGTACCATATGGTTTACGGCAGCTCACGTGGTTGTGATTGGCGGTGCGGCACGGCGAAGTTTGGGAAATCAAAATTGTATAGTAAGTAAGATTTTCTTATGCgtacattttttttacgaTAATCCATTTTGGTATTCTgcgattataatttatatacttttattatCTGAGGCTGTATATTTGCTTAAGTTAATTTCTGAACATTGCATATCACATAGTATCATCTGATGCTAGTAATGTTAGCTGATCTATGATAGTactattagtagtatttagAGAAATGATATGatttaaatgaagaaaagCAACATACAGGGGCATTattataaagtaaaacaaaaacaaacattGGAGCATACTCGTATAGTAAATTAAGCTAGACTGAACTTAAGAAAGAACTCGGGCATGGAGGTATCGGAATCTCAACAGTTCCCTCCAACATTAGCAGAACTTTCTTCATTGTTGGACGCAACGACGGATCATATTGCACACACCATATCCCTATCTTCACCATCCTCTCCACTTTCCTCTTCTCCACCATCTCGTCCCCGATCAGACTCCCAATCTTCCCCGTTGCATAACAGTCGTAAACCCATTCCTCAAGAATCGCTTCATCCTCACTCCTGCTATAATCAACACACTTCCTACAACATATGATCTCCAACAACATCACTCCAAAGCTATACACATCTGCTTTCACTGTGATCGCCTGCTTTTGGTACCACTCTGGTGCAACATAGCCCTTAGTGCCTCTTATCCCGGTATACGTATTAGTCTCATCTTGTTTTAGGTGCTTCGCCAACCCAAAGTCCGATATCTTAGCGCACCAGTTCCCATCCATGAGTATGTTCTGAGGCTTTATATCGCAGTGAATGATCTGTGTCTCGCACTCTTCGTGCAGATACAATATCCCTCTAGATATATCACGAGTGATCTCCATCCGTTCCTCCCAGCTTGGCTGTTTCTCTTTATTGAAAAGTATGTCAGCGAGGGATCCGTTTCGCATGTACTCAAATACCAGCAGTTTGTGGTCTCCGTCGAGGCAGTAACCTAGGAGCCGGACTAGGTTCTTGTGATACATCTTCCCAATCGTCTTTAGCTCTGTCTGGAACTCTCTTTCTCCTTGTgcgaaatccttctccaacctCTTCACTGCTACCAATTTTTGGCCATTCTGTAGAACCCCTTTGAACACCGTGCCAGATGCTCCTCTCCCAAGCTCTTCCTTGAAGCCGTGTGTTGCTTCGAACAAATGCTCGAATGTGAACACTTTCAGCGAAATGCCCTCCACAAAATTAGCTCCATCTTCGTTACTCGTCTTGTTGCAGTTCTTCCGTTTCTTGTGGACGAAGATCACAGAAATTAACAAGGCCAAGACAGCTATTGACATAAGCACAATGCCGATGATGAGGATGTCTACACGCCGCTCTTTCTTGATGATGCTTTTATGATTGGTATTACCTCCCACGTTGGGCTCCATGGTTGTACCGACACGAATGAGAGCTATGTTTGAGCTTCCTATAGACCTTCTGCCGAATCTTAATGGAAGCTTCTGTTTTCTGCATTGGCTACCTGTAAAGAAAGCTACTTCGCAGTTGCAGTCATCGAGGCATGCTTTGCTGCACTCTTGTTCACTTGTCATCTTACCCAAAACCTCATATGCGTTACCCTCCCATTGGGTGTTTTCGACTCTTCTCATATCGTATTTCAATCTATCGTCAATTTTGGCACAGCCCTGCAGTGGGAAGTTTCTAGAACAGCCAGCTGTATTGTTGCCGGGCTGAACGTAGACAAAACCGGGAAGACACCGACATTCCGGTGCATTATCCATCAGAGTACAGAAGGCGTTCACTCCGCAGAAACCTTGGGGAAGACACTCATCGTTCGAGGATGACCATCTCCTGGTCAAGTTGGGATTaccgagagagagagagtagatTCGGAAGATTCCTCCGACGTCGAGCCTCATGATATTGGTGGAACCCTGCGTAGGGAATCCACCATTGGATAGATTCTGCAGAGGCAAGCTACCGTTGAGTAGATAAAGTCGGCCGTCGCTGTCGAGGTTGAGAGAGACGTTGCCACCTGCTCCGTCTGTGCCTGTTGAATAGTAAGCGTAACCTGCTACATCTTGTGTGTTGATAGGATACTGCACGAGGTTTCCATCGTTCTGCATCTTCAGCCTGAAAATCCCTTTCCCGTAGTCGGTCTCAGAGGCGCTGGAGAAGAGCTCTTTCCCCGGCTGGAGGCGCTGGCCGGGTAGGAGGGTGTTGGTCGGGTAGTCAAAGCTCTGCCAGATGATTCTGGACTCGGAATCGTAGAGAACAAAGTTGCCGCTGTCGAGCATTGATGCCGACGCGATGGTTGTGGAGGGGCTGATGATTTCTACGTCTTGGCCTTGCCTCCGACGCAGGATTAGCCTGCCATCGGTAGATAGTAGAAGGGAGACGACGTCGTCAGGGACGGTTAGATCGTTGTCCCTATTTGCTGTCCAGACGACGGTTTTTTCGGGAAGAAAGATGCCGACAGCGTAGCCATTGACATGTTGGGGGAAGAATCCGAAGGCGAAGACGCCAGAGGGGGAAGGCCAGGAGGAGTTGGAGGAGGGAGTGATGGAAGAGCCTAAGGTGATGTGGGAGGATCTTGTCTGAGCTTTTGCTGCTGTAGAAATAAGAAGGAGAAACAAGATTGTGAGGATGGACATTTCTGTTAGTCTGTGTATTGCTTTGCTGCttacattatttatatctttataGGGGATATGGCATTGACTTGAGAGTTGACTCCcttttaatcattatttatatttattctattgaGTAACGAGTACCGTGCCCTTACGTAGACCAACGTGCTCAAGGGCTTGTAACGACTGTAGAACAAGTTGGTACGTGCAGAGTCAAGACAATGGTAGAACATGCAGTCGTGATTGTTTGTTTCACGCGTTCTCATTATAGTAAaggaatttgaaaaaattgggaaCGTATTTTAGGTGGTCatgacaaaatttggaaaacatattccacaaatttgaaaaaaatggcaCACGTTTTCTATGTAGCGGTGATGGAGGTTACCGTGATATAGTGATTACATGCAGAACAGCAGAGGATTGAATCTAccaattattcatttaaatattcacTCCTGTCTACTTCTTGTCTCTTTGATTTGGATGTCAAACTAACGACACTAGATTCTAGAAGTTTGACTTGGTCTTAGAAAAATTCCATAGAAATTCTGAACAGATTAATATGGACCTCGATTTCGTATAAACACATAACCTACCAAAAAAAGGTATATCCAAAAAGTCACATTTACTTATTATAGTATATGCTTATCTACTATATGAAAACATACGTACTTTGCAAATTATCTAATTCATAATTACTGTTTCATCTCGCACTTTactaatttgaattatttttgttatactaTAAGTCAATTCCGCATACGAAAagaattttttgaatattagaCTAAGCAATGTTCAATGGTCTTTTTAAAAATCGTAGTATATGACTATTTACATAGAATCTGGGaacattttaaaaacataCCTGTTAATTACTTGGTTGTGCTTTCTTGATATGGTACAATATATTGGACAAAAATATGGAATGGGCAGattaaacaatattgaaaaaggagcttgatatgaaaaaaaatgcaaattataGATAGtcacaaacataaaatgaaataaacacatggaGTAACTTATTTATCCGATACAATGTATATCTATGTCTAATGGCGATATTAAGATAGAGATTTCTCTATCTACTATCCAAATGCAAAGAGTTATAACCCTAGTTGGAATACATGATATGTTGTCTCAACTACCTATTAGAtccatcaatatatttatagtataggCATAGTAAATTTCAGCACCTATGAGTCCATAACTGTATATGATACAGTATATAATCTCTTCACCTGAAAGTGCATGGATTAATGTAGTAATAATGTAAGGATTAGCTTCAAGCTTTAAACaaaatcctaaaataaaatagaatgagACGTAAATTCATGTATTCATTCCTTGATTGATGAGAATAATAatagccctatttataatattaatactaacTTAACGAGCAACACAGCTTAGATATATGGAAAAGATATTCAAACCTCTAATTAAACTAACTAACtaatgcaattaaataattaaataaacgTATCACAAATGTAGATGCAGTACATGATGGAACCATTTGGACAGAGGGatctattatttttgaaaGCCCATAAGATTNNNNNNNNNNNNNNNNNNNNNNNNNNNNNNNNNNNNNNNNNNNNNNNNNNNNNNNNNNNNNNNNNNNNNNNNNNNNNNNNNNNNNNNNNNNNNNNNNNNNCCtgaaattatatagtgaaatccCTGGCTTGGCATCGCCCCCAGACGTAGATACACTTTGTATCGAACTGGGTAAACAATTCGTTGTGTTCATTCTCCTTTTATATTCGTGATTGCCTGTGTTTATTTCCCAACATTTCGCCTTTCCTAGTTCATCAAATAACTCATCTGCCGTGGGAATAGGAAAATGATCTGGCACCGTCGCTAAATTCAAGGTTCGATAGTCTatacaaaaatggaaagtgtcGTCTTTCTTAAGAATTAACAGAACCGGCGAGGAGAAAGGACTCTAGTTGCGCTGAATAATTCCTTGTTCCAACATTTCCTTCACCTGTACCTCAATCTCATTTTTCTGAAAATAAGGATAACAGTACGGCCGCACATTAATTGGTTTCGTGTTGGGCAGCAAATGTATTCTGTGGTCGAAAACTCGTGCGGGTGGCATGCCTTCCGGAAGGTCGAACACCTTCCTATGCTGATCGAGTACCTGCCGAAATTGAGCCGGCAAATCATCTGGGAATGTGGCATCGATACGCAGCAGAAGACCAGTGTCGATGCTGGAATCCACAACCACAATTTTATAGAATTCGTGTGCTGAGAAGTGAGCAGTCAGCAGAGCCAAAGAGTGGAGAGAAATTTGGCGCGGTGCATGAAGAGCACCCTTCAAAGTCAccaatttatcaataaaattacttGACTTTTGATTTGGAAGTTAACTAACAACTCTAGATTCTAGAAATTTGACTAGGTCTTAGAAAATTTCCAGATACATTTTTAACAGCTTAACAGGAACTCGATTTCGTATACTCTAAAGTCTAAACGCATATCTAACAAAAAGAGctgtatttaaaaaaacacatttgCTTATTTAGTATTATGTGAAAGGGTAATAGCGTAATATCATTATGTTTGTCTACTATTAAAACTTACTACTTTacaaaatcatttaatttataatctgtTCATTATTGTTTTATCTCGTACTtcacaaatttgaatttttttgttataagtCAAGTCGTAAACGAAACGAATTTTTTAACATTAGAAATCAATGTTCTTAGTCTTTTTTAAATCGTACTACATGACTATTTACGTAGAATCATGGAACCTATTTTAAACTTTCCtgctaattattttaacatatactgctaattttcatttataaccTTTTTATTAACAAAGGAGAGAACTTTGTTGCAAATTTCAACGGTATAGttgtaacaaaataaaactttttgcCAAATTGCTTTGAGAAATTTAGCAAGGAAATATGCTatcaatgattgaaaattaatgttgcaaatagaagaaaataacGGGTTAAGTTTGGGGCATCGATAAACATAGTTTTTGCACAATTTCAAGGAGAAAGCCATGTGTTGAAATGTTTTACCTTGCATTTTCgaggttttctttttttttgttaaagtTGGTGTACTTGGTTGTGCTTTCTTTGAatgatataaatttgaaatggaCAGATTACACATGAATATTGAAAAGGAGCTTGATATGAAGATAAACGGAAACTGCAAATTTCAGATAATCACAAACATAAAACGAAATAAACATATGAGTTG is a window from the Salvia hispanica cultivar TCC Black 2014 chromosome 1, UniMelb_Shisp_WGS_1.0, whole genome shotgun sequence genome containing:
- the LOC125192307 gene encoding G-type lectin S-receptor-like serine/threonine-protein kinase LECRK3, whose translation is MSILTILFLLLISTAAKAQTRSSHITLGSSITPSSNSSWPSPSGVFAFGFFPQHVNGYAVGIFLPEKTVVWTANRDNDLTVPDDVVSLLLSTDGRLILRRRQGQDVEIISPSTTIASASMLDSGNFVLYDSESRIIWQSFDYPTNTLLPGQRLQPGKELFSSASETDYGKGIFRLKMQNDGNLVQYPINTQDVAGYAYYSTGTDGAGGNVSLNLDSDGRLYLLNGSLPLQNLSNGGFPTQGSTNIMRLDVGGIFRIYSLSLGNPNLTRRWSSSNDECLPQGFCGVNAFCTLMDNAPECRCLPGFVYVQPGNNTAGCSRNFPLQGCAKIDDRLKYDMRRVENTQWEGNAYEVLGKMTSEQECSKACLDDCNCEVAFFTGSQCRKQKLPLRFGRRSIGSSNIALIRVGTTMEPNVGGNTNHKSIIKKERRVDILIIGIVLMSIAVLALLISVIFVHKKRKNCNKTSNEDGANFVEGISLKVFTFEHLFEATHGFKEELGRGASGTVFKGVLQNGQKLVAVKRLEKDFAQGEREFQTELKTIGKMYHKNLVRLLGYCLDGDHKLLVFEYMRNGSLADILFNKEKQPSWEERMEITRDISRGILYLHEECETQIIHCDIKPQNILMDGNWCAKISDFGLAKHLKQDETNTYTGIRGTKGYVAPEWYQKQAITVKADVYSFGVMLLEIICCRKCVDYSRSEDEAILEEWVYDCYATGKIGSLIGDEMVEKRKVERMVKIGIWCVQYDPSLRPTMKKVLLMLEGTVEIPIPPCPSSFLSSV